Proteins encoded together in one Astatotilapia calliptera chromosome 7, fAstCal1.2, whole genome shotgun sequence window:
- the tnnt2d gene encoding troponin T2d, cardiac isoform X2 yields the protein MSDTEEVGEEEVQEEDAQDDSKTKPKFMANISAPKIPDGEKVDFDDIYRKRQEKDLAELQSLIEAHFVQRKKEEEELIALVNRIEKRRSERAEQQRIRAEREKERQNRLAEEKERKEQEEQRKKMDEDAKKKKALSNMSQQYGGGQKSDTRRGKKTTEREKKKKILAERKKPLNVDHLSEDKLKDKAKELWESLMGLEAEKFDLSEKLKRQKYDINLLLSRVQDHQSAKGRGKGKMGRVR from the exons ATGTCTGACACAGAAGAAGTCGGGGAGGAAGAAGTTCA GGAAGAAGATG CACAAGATGACTCAAAGACCAAGCCTAA GTTTATGGCAAACATTTCGGCCCCGAAGATCCCTGATGGTGAAAAGGTGGACTTTGAT GATATCTACAGGAAACGTCAGGAGAAGGATCTAGCTGAGCTGCAGTCTCTGATCGAGGCTCACTTCGTccagaggaagaaagaggaagaagaactcATTGCCCTCGTTAATAGAATT gagaAGCGTCGTTCTGAGAGAGCCGAGCAGCAAAGGATCAGGgcggagagagaaaaggagagacagAACAGACTTGCG GAGGAGAAGGAGCGTAAGGAGCAGGAGGAACaaaggaagaagatggatgaggacgcaaagaagaagaaggcccTCTCAAACATGTCTCAGCAGTACGGTGGTGGACAGAAG AGTGACACCAGAAGAGGCAAGAAAACaactgagagagagaagaagaagaagatactGGCTGAACGCAAGAAACCTCTTAACGTTGATCACCTGAGCGAGGATAAACTCAA GGATAAAGCCAAAGAACTGTGGGAGTCACTCATGGGGCTGGAGGCTGAGAAGTTCGACCTCAGTGAGAAACTCAAAAGACAGAAATATGAT ATCAACCTGCTTCTCTCTCGTGTTCAGGATCACCAGAG TGCCAAAGGTCGTGGAAAAGGCAAGATGGGCCGTGTGAGATAA
- the tnnt2d gene encoding troponin T2d, cardiac isoform X1 produces the protein MSDTEEVGEEEVQEEDAQDDSKTKPKFMANISAPKIPDGEKVDFDDIYRKRQEKDLAELQSLIEAHFVQRKKEEEELIALVNRIEKRRSERAEQQRIRAEREKERQNRLAEEKERKEQEEQRKKMDEDAKKKKALSNMSQQYGGGQKQSDTRRGKKTTEREKKKKILAERKKPLNVDHLSEDKLKDKAKELWESLMGLEAEKFDLSEKLKRQKYDINLLLSRVQDHQSAKGRGKGKMGRVR, from the exons ATGTCTGACACAGAAGAAGTCGGGGAGGAAGAAGTTCA GGAAGAAGATG CACAAGATGACTCAAAGACCAAGCCTAA GTTTATGGCAAACATTTCGGCCCCGAAGATCCCTGATGGTGAAAAGGTGGACTTTGAT GATATCTACAGGAAACGTCAGGAGAAGGATCTAGCTGAGCTGCAGTCTCTGATCGAGGCTCACTTCGTccagaggaagaaagaggaagaagaactcATTGCCCTCGTTAATAGAATT gagaAGCGTCGTTCTGAGAGAGCCGAGCAGCAAAGGATCAGGgcggagagagaaaaggagagacagAACAGACTTGCG GAGGAGAAGGAGCGTAAGGAGCAGGAGGAACaaaggaagaagatggatgaggacgcaaagaagaagaaggcccTCTCAAACATGTCTCAGCAGTACGGTGGTGGACAGAAG CAGAGTGACACCAGAAGAGGCAAGAAAACaactgagagagagaagaagaagaagatactGGCTGAACGCAAGAAACCTCTTAACGTTGATCACCTGAGCGAGGATAAACTCAA GGATAAAGCCAAAGAACTGTGGGAGTCACTCATGGGGCTGGAGGCTGAGAAGTTCGACCTCAGTGAGAAACTCAAAAGACAGAAATATGAT ATCAACCTGCTTCTCTCTCGTGTTCAGGATCACCAGAG TGCCAAAGGTCGTGGAAAAGGCAAGATGGGCCGTGTGAGATAA